In Petrotoga sp. 9PW.55.5.1, the genomic stretch AAATGAACCTTTTGATCCAGAAAATCCTGATACTTATTATTTGGAGGTTTAAAGTGAACAAACACAAAGTTATGACTGTTGTAGGAACAAGGCCTGAAATAATAAGACTTTCTCAAGTGATTAGAAAACTAAATAAATCAGAAGCAATAGAACATTATTTAGTTCATACAGGACAGAATTACGACTATGAATTGAACGAGATTTTTTTTAGAGATTTAGAATTAAAAAAACCAGACTATTTTTTAAATGCAGCAACTGGAAATGCCGTTGAAACTACCGGTAATATACTTATGAAAATAGATCCTATCTTAGAAAAAATAAAGCCAGATGCATTTCTAGTTTTGGGAGACACCAACAGCTGTTTATCCGCCTATGCAGCAAAAAGAAGACATATCCCTGTTTTTCATATGGAAGCGGGAAATAGATGCTTTGACCAAAGGGTTCCTGAAGAATTAAATAGAAGGATAGTTGATCAAATAGCTGATATAAACCTTGTATATAGTGATTTAGCTCGGGAACATCTTATCAGAGAAGGATTTCCTTCAGATAGGGTAATAAAAACGGGAAGTCCAATGTACGAAGTGTTACAAAATAAGAAGGAAGAGATCGAAAAATCAGAAATTTTAAGTAAATTAGACTTAAAAGAAAATCAATATTTTGTAGTCTCGGCACACAGAGAAGAAAACATAAATTCTGAAAATAATTTTAACAATTTAATAGATAGTCTAAACGCAATAGCAGAAATATATCAACTACCGATAATTTTTAGTACACATCCTAGAACAAGAAAAATGATAGAATTAAAAGATATAAAACTTCATCCACTAATTAGAACAGAAAAACCTTTTGGTTTCATCGATTATATCAAGTTACAAATGAATGCAAAGGCTGTTTTAAGTGATAGTGGAACAATAAGCGAAGAAACATCTATATTAAAATTAAAAGCTTTAAATATTAGAGAAGCTCACGAAAGGCCAGAAGCGATGGAAGAAGCAACTGTGATGATGGTAGGGTTAAATAAAAAAAGGATACTTCAAGGATTAAAGATATTAGAAACTCAAAACAAAGAAACAATAAGACCTGTTAATGATTACATAGTTCCAAATGTGTCTGACAAAGTATTAAGAATAATTGTATCTTATACTGATTATGTCAATAGAGCCGTTTGGGGAGAGAATTGATGAGAAATAAAAATATAAAAAAAATAATGTATGTAACTTCAATGAATGTAATTAAAATTAATGATAAATATTATTGTTCAAATGCAGCTTTACCTACTTTAAATAGGTATATACATAACTTTGGATTTATTTATTTAATATGTAGAGTCCATGATAAAATAGAGAAAAATGATAGGTATTTTGTGGAAATGCCAAAAGAAGTTGAGGTTTTGGGTGAAAGTTCGTATATAAAAATGTTAAGGCCAAGATTTTTGAATGTTATAAAAAGCACTTTAAAAAACACGAAATTTATTTTTATTCATTTTCCATCTATACCAAGTTATTTAGTTGCTTATTACGCTAAAAAAATGAATATTAACTATTGCTCCGTTGTTGTTGGATGCACATGGGATTCTTTTTTTAACTACAGTTTTATTGGAAAAATATTAGCACCTTTTAGTTTTTTAATAATGAAAAAATACATACGAAAAAGTAAATATGCCATTTATGTGACAAAAGAGTTTCTTCAAAATAGATATCCATGTTATTGTAATTCAATAAATGCTTCAAATGTTTATATAACAGAATTAAATGAAGAAATTCTACTAAAAAGAATTAAAAAAATTGAAAATTATAAAGATGATCACATATATTCTCTAGCAACATGTGCTGCAGTAGATGTGAAATTTAAGGCCCAAGAAGATGTTATAAAAGCAATTTCAAAATTAAAAAGAAAGGGAAAAATCTTTAATTATTATCTAGCTGGTGGAGGAGATCAAAAATATTTGAAAAAAATTTCTAGAAAATATAATGTAGAAAAACAAGTATTTTTTTTAGGCAACCTTAATAATGAACAAATAAATAATCTTTTAGATAAAATTGATATTTATATTCAGCCTAGCAAACAAGAAGGGTTACCAAGAGCAGTGATAGAAGCAATGAATAGAGCTTGTCCAGTACTAGGGGCAAATACAGGTGGTATTCCAGAATTAATAGATAAAAAATATGTTTTTAAAAAGGGTAGAGTTAATGATATTGTAAAAAAGATAGAAGAAATTTTAAAAGATGATATGAAAAATGTAGCAAAAAGAAATTTTGAAGAATCATCTAAATATTTGAGTAGTATAATAGATGAAAGAAGAAACAACTACTACATTAAAATAAAAAAAGAAAATGATTTGTAAATAATTCTCAAAATTAATTAGACAAGGATCTGACCGATAAATGAAAATAGCAGTAGCAGGAACAGGATATGCGGGATTATCATTAGCAGTGTTATTATCTCAAAACAATGAAGTAGTAGCACTTGATATAATAAAAGAAAAAGTAGAGATGATAAACAACAAAAAAACACCCATATCAGACAAAGAAATAGAAGAATACGCAGCCTCACCCCTTGTTTTATTTTACCATTTCTTTCATTTTTCTCCAATCTCCATGAGGGGTGATTACGGGAGGGATTGATGATGATTTATAATAAATTGTTATTTCTTTGGCTGGATGATCAAGCATTTTATCCTCAACAAATTAAAAAAAGAGGTATAAAAGTAGCGAATGTTTTTAAAAAACACCCGAAGATAATCAGGGCTATAAGAAGATTACAAATAGATATGAAAATACCATTTATAAAACCTTGGCTGGAATCTTGGGCAGATAATTTAGACAAATATGAAACAATTATAATTCATTCATCAGTTATTACTGTACCTGTTGTAAAATATATTAGAAAGAAAAATAAAAATATTAGGTTAATTGTTTGGTATTGGAACCCTGTATCTAAGTCAGCTTCAATTGAAGATTATCGAAAATATGATTGTGAGATATGGTCTTTTGATAAAAACGATTGCGATAAATACAATTTAAGTTTTAATACTCAATATTATTTTGATAATATTAAATTAGGTGATTCAGAAGAAAAACATTTAGAGGTTTTATTTATTGGTGGAGATAAAGGTAGAATTGAAAATTTAGCAAAGATTAAATATTATTTAGATAGAAATAATATTTCAAATCTTTTTTATATCACACCCACTGGCAATAAAAAAAATAAGAAGCATTTAAAGCTTTATAATAACAAAAAAATTCCATACGAGGATGTTTTAAGATATATATCTAAAAGCAAAACTATTCTTGACTATGTATCTGAAAATCAATCTGGAATGACAATAAGACCATTAGAAGCACTTTTTTTTGGTAAGAAATTAATTACTAATGATATAAATATTATTAATGAAAATTTTTATAATGAAAATAATACTTTCATTATAAAACATGATAATTTAAATGATTTGAAAGATTTTTTGAAAAAACCATATAAAAATATAAATGAAAATATAATAAAATATTATGATTTTGATGAATGGTTGAAAAGATTTTTTAAGGGGTAAATAATGACTATATTGCTATATTTTACTGTAATGTTGATTAATTTGATGTTAGTTTTTAATAAAAAACAATCTAAAATGATTTCTTTACTAACTATATTGTTTATTATTCTTTTTATAAGCGGAGCGGGTCCTAAATATTCCACGATTAATCATTCAAGAGATTATATTAATTATGAAATTAGTTATAATAACTCTTTGGAAGAAACTTACTCAAATAATTATAATATATCTTATTTATTTCTGAGCAAAATAGGAAATAAAGTAGGTATTGATTTTTTTTATTTTCGATTAATTCTTATATCTATACTATTTTTTATATTATATTTGAGAATAAAAAATTATACTTTTAATATTAACCTTTTTTTATTATTATATATATGCTGTACCCTATGATAATGGATAGTGAACAATTAAGAAATTTTATTGCATTTATAATTATATTTGTATCTTTAGATTTATTAAAAAGCAAGAAATTAGTACATAGAATATTATTATTTGCATTAATATTATTTTCTGGAACTTTTCATATAGCTTTCCTATTTTATATACCTTTAATTTTTATTAACATACATAAAAATAGAATAGTAATATTTTTAGTTTTAGTTTCTATAATTACTTTTTTTATTGCAATTATGAATAATAATACTATACCCTTTATAGGTTTATTAACAAATATGGTATCTAATGATGAAATTGTTTTCTACCTTAATTTAAAGACTAATTTAGGGTATCTTCTACCTGTTACTCTTCATCTAATAAACTTGTTTATGATTATATGGTCCAAAAATATTTTAAGTTCATCAGAATTTAAAGATACAAAATATTATAGGTTAACAGATATTATATTATATATTAATTTTATAGGTATTATTTATTTTCCAACTTTATTATTATCTTTAACATTTTATAGATTATTAAGAAATATATTTATAATAAATTTGATTGTATATTCAAATACTATTTATGTTTTTAGAAAAAACATCTTGAAATATTTAATTTATTTATTTTTTGTTTTTCTGAATATGTTTTTATGGTTTTATTTTGATTTGATTTTTACAACAAAGCCCGAAAGAGTACTAATACCTTTTTTTACCCAAAATTATTTTTTTAATTAGAAAGGACTAATTAAATGAAATCCATAATTCTCGCAGGTGGCAGTGGTTCACGCCTTTATCCCATAACAAAAGGAATAAGTAAACAGTTACTACCAATATACGACAAACCTATGATATACTACCCCTTATCAACAATAATGCTTGCTGGAATAAGGAAAGTACTAATAATATCTAACCCCGAATACATTGATTCATTCAAAAGGCTTTTAAACGACGGAAGCCATTTAGGAATGAATATAGAATACGCAGTCCAAGAAAAACCAAGAGGCCTTGCAGATGCCTTTATCGTTGGAGAAAAATTTATAGGAAACGATAATGTCTGTCTGATACTGGGAGATAACATATTTCACGGTCAAGGATTCTCAAGCATGCTCAAAAGAGCTGCTTCCTTACAAGAAGGAGCTGTTATATTTGGATATTATGTAAAAGATCCAAGAAGCTACGGGGTAGTTGAATTCGATGAAAACAACAACGTAGTATCCATAGAAGAAAAACCAGAAAAACCAAAATCACACTATGCAGTACCAGGGTTATATTTCTATGACAACCAAGTCATAGAAATAGCAAAGAACTTAAAGCCATCAGAAAGAGGAGAACTTGAAATAACGGATGTCAACAAAGAGTACCTGAAAAAAGGACAATTAAAAGTGGAGTTATTTGGCAGAGGGTTTGCATGGTTAGACACAGGCACATACGACTCACTACTTGAAGCAAGTAACTATGTAGAAACCATACAAAAAAGACAAGGATTCTACGTATCTTGTATAGAAGAGATAGCATACAGAAACGGTTGGATAAACAAAGAACAACTAAGAAACCTTGCAAAAGAAATGAAAAAGGTAGAATATGGGAAGTATCTATTAGAAATAGCAGGTGAAAACAATGTCTAAATTCAAAAAGATAGAAACAGGTATAGAAGGATTATACATAATAGAGCCAACGGTATTTGGAGACAGGAGAGGATTTTTTATGGAAACGTGGAACAAAAAGGATTTTCAAGAAATAGGGTTAGACATGGAATTTGTTCAAGACAACCATTCAAAAAGTAGAAAAGGGGTACTAAGGGGGTTACACTTTCAAACAAAAAACTCGCAAGGTAAATTAGTAAGGTGTATAACAGGTAAGGTGTACGATGTGGCAGTTGATTTAAGAAAAAACTCCAAAACGTTTGGAAAGTATTACGGCATAGAGCTAACAGAAGAAAACAAACTCATGTTCTATATCCCCGAAGGATTCGCTCATGGATACTTAGCTCTAACTCAAGAGGTGGAGTTTCTCTACAAGGCAACCAATTACTACTCTCCGGAGTATGAAAGCGGAATAATATGGAACGATGAAGATATAAATATAGAATGGCCATTTGAAAAGTACGGGATAAAAAAAGAAGATTTAATACTCTCAGAAAAGGATAAAAAACTACAAAGATTCAAAGAATATATAGGTGAAATACAATGAAAATACTCATAACGGGAGCAAACGGTCAGTTAGGACAAGAATTCCAAAAAAAGTTCAACCAATTAAAAATATCATACATACCAACAGATTATCAACAGTTAGACATCACAAATATCGAACAAATAAGAAAGTTAGTACAAAAAGAAAAAGACATAACCCATATAATAAACTGTGCTGCTTACAACAACGTAGACAAAGCAGAAGTAGAATGGGAAAAGGCGTATACGATAAACGGCCTTGCTATACGTAACCTTGCCATAGTATCAAACGAAATAAACGCAGAACTAATACACTACTCAACGGACTATGTATTTTCTGGAACAAAAAAAGAATACACCATATACGATGAACCTTCCCCAATAAACAAATACGGCGAAAGTAAAGCCTTAGGAGAAAAAGAAGTAAAGCAAGCACAAAGATATTACCTAATAAGGGTGAGTTGGGTATTTGGAATGGGGAATATAAACTTTGCAAAAAAGGTAATAAGTTGGAGTAAAGACAAAGAAGAGTTGAGTATAACAACGGATGAAAAAAGTGCGCCAACATACACAGTAGACTTAGTAGAAGCAACGCTTGAATTGATAAAACACAAAGTATATGGATTGTACCATATAACAAACACACCATGCACAAGGTACGAATGGGCAGAGTATATACTAAAACAGATAGGATGGCGAGGAAGATTAAACCAAGCAAAAAGAAGTGATTTCAACTTACCTGCAATAAGACCAGAAAGCTCTGTACTCAACAACTTTGGATACAACCAAGTAACGGGCAAAAGTATGCCAGATTGGAAGGATGCAACAAAAAGATTTCTAAAAGAAATGGGGTATAACCTATGACAATCTTAGTAACGGGTGTAGCTGGTTTTATTGGAAGTAACTTTGTGTATTACTACCTAAGAAAATACAAAGACAGAAAGATAATAGGATTAGATAAATTAACCTATGCTGGTAATTTAGATAACCTATCTAAATTAGGTGAAGAAGAAAAGAAAAGGTTTGTTTTCATAAAAGGGGATATAAACGATTTAGAATTGTTGGAAGAAATATATTCAAAATATGAAATAGATGGGATAATAAACTTTGCGGCAGAAAGTCATGTAGACAGATCAATACATGATCCAAGTAT encodes the following:
- the wecB gene encoding non-hydrolyzing UDP-N-acetylglucosamine 2-epimerase, which codes for MNKHKVMTVVGTRPEIIRLSQVIRKLNKSEAIEHYLVHTGQNYDYELNEIFFRDLELKKPDYFLNAATGNAVETTGNILMKIDPILEKIKPDAFLVLGDTNSCLSAYAAKRRHIPVFHMEAGNRCFDQRVPEELNRRIVDQIADINLVYSDLAREHLIREGFPSDRVIKTGSPMYEVLQNKKEEIEKSEILSKLDLKENQYFVVSAHREENINSENNFNNLIDSLNAIAEIYQLPIIFSTHPRTRKMIELKDIKLHPLIRTEKPFGFIDYIKLQMNAKAVLSDSGTISEETSILKLKALNIREAHERPEAMEEATVMMVGLNKKRILQGLKILETQNKETIRPVNDYIVPNVSDKVLRIIVSYTDYVNRAVWGEN
- a CDS encoding glycosyltransferase; amino-acid sequence: MRNKNIKKIMYVTSMNVIKINDKYYCSNAALPTLNRYIHNFGFIYLICRVHDKIEKNDRYFVEMPKEVEVLGESSYIKMLRPRFLNVIKSTLKNTKFIFIHFPSIPSYLVAYYAKKMNINYCSVVVGCTWDSFFNYSFIGKILAPFSFLIMKKYIRKSKYAIYVTKEFLQNRYPCYCNSINASNVYITELNEEILLKRIKKIENYKDDHIYSLATCAAVDVKFKAQEDVIKAISKLKRKGKIFNYYLAGGGDQKYLKKISRKYNVEKQVFFLGNLNNEQINNLLDKIDIYIQPSKQEGLPRAVIEAMNRACPVLGANTGGIPELIDKKYVFKKGRVNDIVKKIEEILKDDMKNVAKRNFEESSKYLSSIIDERRNNYYIKIKKENDL
- a CDS encoding EpsG family protein → MYMLYPMIMDSEQLRNFIAFIIIFVSLDLLKSKKLVHRILLFALILFSGTFHIAFLFYIPLIFINIHKNRIVIFLVLVSIITFFIAIMNNNTIPFIGLLTNMVSNDEIVFYLNLKTNLGYLLPVTLHLINLFMIIWSKNILSSSEFKDTKYYRLTDIILYINFIGIIYFPTLLLSLTFYRLLRNIFIINLIVYSNTIYVFRKNILKYLIYLFFVFLNMFLWFYFDLIFTTKPERVLIPFFTQNYFFN
- the rfbA gene encoding glucose-1-phosphate thymidylyltransferase RfbA, coding for MKSIILAGGSGSRLYPITKGISKQLLPIYDKPMIYYPLSTIMLAGIRKVLIISNPEYIDSFKRLLNDGSHLGMNIEYAVQEKPRGLADAFIVGEKFIGNDNVCLILGDNIFHGQGFSSMLKRAASLQEGAVIFGYYVKDPRSYGVVEFDENNNVVSIEEKPEKPKSHYAVPGLYFYDNQVIEIAKNLKPSERGELEITDVNKEYLKKGQLKVELFGRGFAWLDTGTYDSLLEASNYVETIQKRQGFYVSCIEEIAYRNGWINKEQLRNLAKEMKKVEYGKYLLEIAGENNV
- the rfbC gene encoding dTDP-4-dehydrorhamnose 3,5-epimerase, whose translation is MSKFKKIETGIEGLYIIEPTVFGDRRGFFMETWNKKDFQEIGLDMEFVQDNHSKSRKGVLRGLHFQTKNSQGKLVRCITGKVYDVAVDLRKNSKTFGKYYGIELTEENKLMFYIPEGFAHGYLALTQEVEFLYKATNYYSPEYESGIIWNDEDINIEWPFEKYGIKKEDLILSEKDKKLQRFKEYIGEIQ
- the rfbD gene encoding dTDP-4-dehydrorhamnose reductase, which codes for MKILITGANGQLGQEFQKKFNQLKISYIPTDYQQLDITNIEQIRKLVQKEKDITHIINCAAYNNVDKAEVEWEKAYTINGLAIRNLAIVSNEINAELIHYSTDYVFSGTKKEYTIYDEPSPINKYGESKALGEKEVKQAQRYYLIRVSWVFGMGNINFAKKVISWSKDKEELSITTDEKSAPTYTVDLVEATLELIKHKVYGLYHITNTPCTRYEWAEYILKQIGWRGRLNQAKRSDFNLPAIRPESSVLNNFGYNQVTGKSMPDWKDATKRFLKEMGYNL